GTCCGCGCAGCTGCAGCAGACTCCGCAGGATCCGGAACCGGTACAGCCGGAGAACACGGATCCGGCCGGCGGTGAAAATAATACGGCTGATGCAGTCCGGTACAAGGTGACCGTCAAGGCGTCCGGCGGCGGTTTCGGAAAAGTGGAAGTAACAAACAAAGGAGTGCCGGCAGAATCAGACCTGAGCCGGGATTATGAGATACAGGCAGATGAGGCGTCTTCCGTAAGTCTGACGGTCACGCCGGAGGAAGGCTATACGGTGGAGACGGTGAAGGCCAACGGAAACGCGCTGGCAGCGTCCGGCACGGAAGGGAAAGCATCTGTATATGAGATCACTGAGATAGCGGAAGATAAGGTGATCGAGATCTCCTTTGCGGCGGAAGCTCCGGCGGTAAGTCCGATGAGCTTGTCCGCCGAAGACAGGGCTTTAGAAGCGCCGTCCGGAAATTATACGGTCACGTATAAAGTTGCGGGCCAGTTCCAGAACGCGTACGTGCTCACGAAGGGCAGCGACGGGAAATCATATACGACAGATGCGATAAGCTGTGAGAAGAGACTGACTTCCTTTGGAGTCTGGCTCAAAACAAAGTCGGGCACAGTTGTGATGCCGGTCACGATGACGCTGGCCAATGACGTGACAGGAACTGATATGGACGGCAATCCGGTCAGATATACACGGGGAACAGTGATATCGAAGCTGGACGGCAAAAATGCCAAGGTAGTCATGCCATACAGCCATACCTATTTTAAGGCGGATTCTAATATTCAGATAGAAGTGACACCGGCAGAAGAAGCCACATATAACGTGACATATCATGTGGCGGACGGATACAGAGATGAGTACACGCTTACCGGAAACGGCGCGTCAGGGCTGGACTTTACAAAATATTCTCAGTGGTGCAGCAGCCGTTTCACTTCTTTCGGCGTATGGCTGAAAGCGGGGAAGAGCCAGGTGATGCCGGTTTCGATGACTTTATTGAGTGAGGCGCACGGTACAGATGACAGAGGGAACCCGGTAACTTTTGCAAAGGGGAGCGTGATCTCGGAGTTAAGAGAGAGCAGTAATGGCCAGGTTGGCGCCTATGTGACGAACGGATTTAATTTTGTATATTTTGAGCCAGACGCTGACATTCACATTCAGGTGGAACCGGCGCTGTTTAAAGTCCACACGCAGCATTTTCTGGAGCAGCTGGACGGAAATTACAAGCTTGAGAGTGATGTGGAAGGGGAAGTGTATGCTCCGGGCACAGAGGTGAAGGCAGAACAGGCAGAATATACGGGGTTTACTTACAGCCCGGACGCCGAAGGTACGGTTGCAAAAGGTACGGTGACCGGTTTGAAAAGCCTCGTACTGAAGCTATACTATAAAAGGAACGTTCACGAAGTGACTTATGAGATCGACGGAAAAGCAGACGCAGTGAAAGAGACGTACAAATATGGCGAGAATGTCAGCCTCAGGGCAGTGCCTGCAAAGGCGGGGTATGATTTTGACGGATGGAATGTAAAACAGGACTTTGCCATGCCGGACGAAGATGTTGTCATATATGGTGGTTTTGTGGCCAGAGGCGACACACCTTACAGGGTAGAGCATTATAAAGAAGGACTGGACGGCAGATATACGCTGGAAGACAGCGATATTGAGCACAAGACCGGCGGGACCGATACAGAGACGACAGCAGTGCCCGCTGATTTTGAAGGATTTACCTATAATCCGGACGCAGGGGACAGCAAGACGACAGGAACGATCAGCGCAGAGGACGAACTTGTATTAAAGCTGTACTATGACCGGAACAGCTATAAGGTCATCTATCAGCAGCCGGACGGACAGCGTATCGGTGAGCCGGATACGTATCTGTATGGGGAAGAGACGGGAGACCTCAAAGAAGCTCCGGCAAAGACCGGGTACACGTTCGGGGGCTGGAACACCGACGCGCTTCCCGCTTTGATGCCCGCCGGGGACGTTATCGTGGAGGGAAGTTACAGTATCAACAGTTACTCGGTTACGTATGTGGTTGACGGCGAGATATACAGCCAGCCTGAACTGTATGAATATGGCAGCACCGTCATCCCGGTACCGGAACCGCTCAGGAGGGGCAGCAGTTTCAGCGGATGGGACCGTCCTTTCAACTTTAAGATGCCTGCGGAAAATATTGTGATCGAAGGTACATTTAAGGTCAACGATTACAACTATAAAATTCAGTATTATT
This is a stretch of genomic DNA from [Clostridium] hylemonae DSM 15053. It encodes these proteins:
- a CDS encoding InlB B-repeat-containing protein; its protein translation is MKRLKRWLALVLAVALLGANVVYSMGSELKANEIEQEQQAAQPENTGGQEQQTFTSDGVSVEVTDSGTETAEQTEEPASRQSAQLQQTPQDPEPVQPENTDPAGGENNTADAVRYKVTVKASGGGFGKVEVTNKGVPAESDLSRDYEIQADEASSVSLTVTPEEGYTVETVKANGNALAASGTEGKASVYEITEIAEDKVIEISFAAEAPAVSPMSLSAEDRALEAPSGNYTVTYKVAGQFQNAYVLTKGSDGKSYTTDAISCEKRLTSFGVWLKTKSGTVVMPVTMTLANDVTGTDMDGNPVRYTRGTVISKLDGKNAKVVMPYSHTYFKADSNIQIEVTPAEEATYNVTYHVADGYRDEYTLTGNGASGLDFTKYSQWCSSRFTSFGVWLKAGKSQVMPVSMTLLSEAHGTDDRGNPVTFAKGSVISELRESSNGQVGAYVTNGFNFVYFEPDADIHIQVEPALFKVHTQHFLEQLDGNYKLESDVEGEVYAPGTEVKAEQAEYTGFTYSPDAEGTVAKGTVTGLKSLVLKLYYKRNVHEVTYEIDGKADAVKETYKYGENVSLRAVPAKAGYDFDGWNVKQDFAMPDEDVVIYGGFVARGDTPYRVEHYKEGLDGRYTLEDSDIEHKTGGTDTETTAVPADFEGFTYNPDAGDSKTTGTISAEDELVLKLYYDRNSYKVIYQQPDGQRIGEPDTYLYGEETGDLKEAPAKTGYTFGGWNTDALPALMPAGDVIVEGSYSINSYSVTYVVDGEIYSQPELYEYGSTVIPVPEPLRRGSSFSGWDRPFNFKMPAENIVIEGTFKVNDYNYKIQYYYGNILDESQSITDQAEYGTTVAAPAPETVVYEGRGYKLPDGGVYEIQVSDEPEENVINVTYEAASASTAASSPAGPASPSAPASDNGAVTPAGVIQTIFEPVTALAEKVADRVEDYQKTVQSADEDVPLANGETPPVQSQCILHFLILLAAFAIELFYIRNRKREQLRYYAGQGVSAKAELDD